The genomic region TTTAGGTATTATCATATTGCTATTTGAAACCTTGTTATCAAGTGCATCTTATTGGATAGGTGATATTAGTTTTGTGTTCGCCTGTCTTTTTTGGGGAATCTTTACCGTATTATTAAGGCGGTGGAAGTTTGCACCATGGCATGCAACATTAGGCGTTATTACTGCAACCACGGTGTTGTTTGTGCCCTATTATCTGACTCAGCTATCACACGCTTTTGAAGGTGTGCCACGTGAAATGATAGCCTTGCAGGCCTTTTATCAGGCCATAATGGCGATTGCCGTTCAGTTTGTTTGTTATGGAAAAGCAGTACATATTTTAGGAGCGACCAAGATGGGGGCTCTGATGGCAATGGTGCCTTTATTGGCTAGTACGCTTGCAATTCCTTTATTTGGTGAGCAGGTGACAACAGGATTGGTGGTTGCTTTGATCTGTATTTGCCTAGGAACAATAATAGGTAATGTGCTCCCTATTAAACGACCAATTTTGTGAGAAAAATAACCAATGAAGGTAGTAATAATGGCTTATTACTACCTAGCTATATGATAGATTAGTCTTTCTTCTCAATCGTTACTTCTAGCGTCTTACTGCTGCCAGCAAACCATTTTTGTACATACAGCGTTCCCATGATTGGGGCTTTTCCTTCCTCTGGTATTTCTTGGTAGCGTACGCTGTTTTTGGTTTCTTTTTCGTATTCGAATGTAACGGTTGTTTTAGACATGCTGGCTTCCTTCGTTTGCTGTGTTATCAGGTGTTTTCGTAAATATTAGGGCCTTCAGGCCGCTTTCGATATTAATATCCATAAATTCGGGTGGATTATCCAGTCGATATTGGAACTCGAGTGTAGGTGCTTCTTCGCGCATGCCATCAATTAAAAATTGTGCTGGAATGCTTGGGTCATTAACACAGGCAAGCACTTGTCCATTTTCTGTCAGTAACTCGGGCAGGCGTCGTAATATTTTTTGATAGTCTTTTGTTAGAGCAAAGCTGCCCCGTTGGAAGGTTGGTGGATCAATGATGATAAGGTCATATTCGCCATATTTTTTAATTTTCCCCCAAGATTTGAAAATATCATGAGCAAAAAATTTAACGCTGTTTAAATCGTGTTGATTCAGGCGATGGTTCTCTCGTCCTCGACTCAGTACGGCTTTGGCCATGTCTAGGTTCACGACAAAGTCTGCTCCACCAGTTAAAGCGGCGACTGAAAAACCGCAGGTGTAAGCGAATAGATTGAGTACACGTTTGTCTTGGCTGTTTTCTTTTACCCAGCGTCGCCCGTATCTCATGTCTAAAAAAAGGCCAGAGTTTTGGTTTTTGCCAAGGTCTAATTGGAATAGAAGCCCATCTTCGTTAACAACTTGCTGCTCTTGATAATGTCCCCAAAGGCATTCGGTCGGGCTGCGTTCTCGACTCCGATGCTGGAGTAGGATGGATTGTACATTGAAGTCGCTCCATTTTGTTTGAATCGTCCAATTGATAATTTTATTATTTAATTTATCTAATTCGTCGGAAGAGGGTTCTTTAAAAAGAGATATGAGAATTTGCCCTTCTAGCCAATCCACAGTGATTTGCTCTAGGTCAGGAAAGCGGCGTCCTCGACCATGAAAAAGCCTTTTGGCGCCATTTGGTTGCAGTGCTAGCTGATTAAAAACGTGATCAGTTAAAATAGTGAGAGCTTGTGGGGTCATAAAATAGCATTTTGAGGGTAATTAAATGAGACGCATATTTTACTGATTACTAGGCGAGAGGCCAGAAGAAAGCGGAAAGAATAAAGCTTTTAGATTGAGGGGGATAGAAGGAATCACCGAGCTTATAAGTAAAGCTCGGTGATTTTTGTGGAGTTATTATTGGCGCTTCCAGCGAAGTGCGTCAATGAATAAGAATACTAATAAACTCACACCCATTACAGGCAGGCTTAAGCCCAGTGCGATGGTGACAATGAGAGTAAGTGCTTTTTGGGCTGCAGACAGTTTAGACCATGCTTGCAATAGAGGCTTGGATGTTGAACCTGCTTGTGGGCGACGAATCCACCACATTCTGTAGCCCCAAATAATCATGAAACATAAAGAGAGTCCAAA from Marinomonas rhizomae harbors:
- a CDS encoding DMT family transporter yields the protein MQYQSSLSRVSMVKGYIFASISILVWTGFILISRAGALASLSLADMMIVRFGTAFCVFFPFIWMQRKTIFQWRMMLLGVIGGLAYSLSVFNGFQSAPATHAALLLPGLMPIMIAILAYFLAGERHSEFAWAGIGVSSLGIIILLFETLLSSASYWIGDISFVFACLFWGIFTVLLRRWKFAPWHATLGVITATTVLFVPYYLTQLSHAFEGVPREMIALQAFYQAIMAIAVQFVCYGKAVHILGATKMGALMAMVPLLASTLAIPLFGEQVTTGLVVALICICLGTIIGNVLPIKRPIL
- a CDS encoding class I SAM-dependent methyltransferase is translated as MTPQALTILTDHVFNQLALQPNGAKRLFHGRGRRFPDLEQITVDWLEGQILISLFKEPSSDELDKLNNKIINWTIQTKWSDFNVQSILLQHRSRERSPTECLWGHYQEQQVVNEDGLLFQLDLGKNQNSGLFLDMRYGRRWVKENSQDKRVLNLFAYTCGFSVAALTGGADFVVNLDMAKAVLSRGRENHRLNQHDLNSVKFFAHDIFKSWGKIKKYGEYDLIIIDPPTFQRGSFALTKDYQKILRRLPELLTENGQVLACVNDPSIPAQFLIDGMREEAPTLEFQYRLDNPPEFMDINIESGLKALIFTKTPDNTANEGSQHV